The Clostridium sp. AWRP genome has a window encoding:
- a CDS encoding PLP-dependent aminotransferase family protein, giving the protein MFSELKINKERLVYIQLKDYIKDMILKGMLRSGEKLPSTREMASMLKISRNSVMYAYEFLQDEGFVYMKKGRGTFVSDVKVDFQEKWSIDWEDKVNQYGKLSERLDIVKHEAKWEKGMISFKSIAPDEKLFNVDEFKKAFLNRMSIEGEKVLNYGYAKGYRPLIQYLLKYMESKGVCTKEKDILITNGFTEGFDLILSCLTDRGDKILCENPTHNTAIKIMKLHGLNITGVKVEKDGVCLKDLSKELKKNKFRISYFIPSYQNPTGIVMPPENRVKLYNILKSYNVPIIEDGFNEELRYSGTHVAPIAAFSGSGNSILYIGSFSKVLFPGIRIGWILADKVLINYLESCKRARNIHTSSLDQAIFYDYLNQGNFEKYIKKARRVYKEKYEFTLKCAREYIPCEDIFGEGGMHIFIKLKNISSRKLLERCCKRGVIFTPGDVFYVNDEGYDTFRLGFSRVSEEDIKKGIMIIGQETKKIGGWD; this is encoded by the coding sequence ATGTTTTCGGAACTGAAGATAAATAAAGAGAGGCTTGTATATATACAGCTAAAAGATTATATTAAAGATATGATACTGAAAGGTATGCTTAGAAGTGGAGAAAAACTTCCTTCCACAAGAGAGATGGCTTCAATGTTAAAAATAAGTAGAAATAGTGTAATGTATGCTTATGAATTTTTGCAAGATGAAGGATTTGTATACATGAAAAAAGGAAGGGGTACCTTTGTATCGGATGTAAAAGTAGATTTTCAGGAAAAGTGGAGTATAGATTGGGAAGACAAAGTAAATCAATATGGCAAACTTTCTGAAAGATTAGATATAGTAAAACATGAAGCAAAATGGGAAAAAGGAATGATATCCTTTAAAAGTATAGCCCCTGATGAAAAACTTTTTAATGTAGATGAATTTAAAAAAGCTTTTTTAAATCGTATGTCTATAGAAGGAGAAAAAGTGTTGAATTATGGATATGCTAAAGGTTATAGACCCCTTATTCAATATTTGCTTAAATATATGGAAAGTAAAGGAGTTTGTACAAAGGAAAAGGATATACTCATAACAAATGGATTTACAGAAGGATTTGATTTAATATTATCTTGCCTTACAGACAGGGGAGACAAGATACTGTGTGAAAATCCAACTCATAATACTGCAATTAAAATTATGAAACTACATGGACTCAATATAACTGGAGTAAAAGTTGAAAAAGATGGAGTATGTTTAAAAGATCTTAGTAAAGAGCTGAAAAAAAATAAATTTAGAATATCATATTTTATTCCATCCTATCAAAATCCTACAGGTATTGTCATGCCTCCTGAAAATAGGGTGAAATTATATAATATACTTAAAAGTTATAATGTTCCTATAATTGAAGATGGATTTAATGAAGAACTTAGGTATTCAGGAACACATGTAGCACCTATAGCTGCGTTTAGCGGCAGTGGAAATAGTATCCTATATATAGGAAGCTTTTCAAAGGTGTTGTTTCCTGGAATAAGGATAGGATGGATACTTGCGGATAAAGTGCTTATAAACTATTTAGAGAGTTGTAAAAGAGCTAGAAATATTCACACTTCTTCTTTAGATCAGGCAATTTTTTATGATTACTTAAATCAGGGAAATTTTGAAAAGTACATAAAGAAAGCTCGAAGAGTATATAAGGAAAAATATGAATTCACCTTAAAATGTGCAAGAGAGTATATTCCTTGTGAAGATATATTTGGTGAGGGTGGAATGCATATATTTATAAAGCTAAAGAATATAAGTTCCAGAAAGCTTTTAGAAAGATGCTGTAAGAGAGGAGTAATATTTACTCCTGGTGATGTATTTTATGTAAATGATGAGGGATATGATACCTTTAGGCTTGGATTTTCAAGAGTAAGTGAAGAAGATATTAAAAAGGGAATTATGATAATAGGTCAGGAGACCAAAAAAATAGGAGGATGGGATTGA
- a CDS encoding YhgE/Pip domain-containing protein has protein sequence MIRTIIKIFKTDMRSIFKNKMTMLIVAGVCILPSLYAWVNIKACWDPYGNTSSIPVAIVNEDKGTNLKWKNLNAGNKIVEKLKNNHKIGWKFVNAKNADMGIIDGTYYAMIKIPEDFSKNITSITSDAPKKTQIIYKVNTKNSPVALKITDAARNTLAEQIKSSFIYTVNQTIFSSLNVLGKNAENDEQNIINLKDEIIKLSDNMNIITDVLEGISDDSNDLNSTLSEIKSGIPMINSRISTLENSNETNSSSVLFLQSSMNNTFDDIEINLNTSKTDMYRIQNLILNLNSAASNSKYSNINTTVTKINYEINILYNKINSTINILEKFNNFKNDDNISSLINLLKNTRNSLNTEKSKISNIESQFESSNEINKDLINSVTNDTANLNQQLIDESNEYNGQVRKNLNSTAAELIESTNKASSVLKSVQNLTSYGDSSIDMLINGSNLTANSSSKLNNRLLEFKGIVNKLADKLKLVTNNDIIQIITILQNNPDFMGNAASSPFNIKEQNIYTISNFGSSMAPAYTTLSIWIGSIILVSIFKTDADRFKGDEGFSTKERYLGKMSTFIAFALVQGFIVAVGDKLLLNVQMVNVFLMIMVALVSSFTFTVITYTLVSMFGNLGKAISIVLLITQISGSGATYPIQLDPLIFRIIQPLFPFTYSVNGFREAIAGPLISTVAMDFTFMLLISMCFILFGIFLKKHLQDKIYKFRAKLTQSGMGD, from the coding sequence ATGATAAGAACTATTATAAAAATTTTTAAAACAGATATGAGAAGTATTTTTAAAAATAAAATGACAATGTTGATTGTTGCAGGTGTATGTATTCTTCCCTCTCTCTATGCATGGGTCAATATAAAAGCATGTTGGGATCCTTATGGAAATACAAGCAGCATTCCTGTTGCCATAGTTAACGAGGACAAGGGTACGAACTTGAAATGGAAAAATTTAAATGCAGGAAATAAGATTGTAGAAAAATTAAAAAATAACCATAAAATAGGGTGGAAGTTTGTAAATGCTAAAAATGCGGATATGGGTATTATAGATGGTACATACTATGCCATGATAAAAATTCCAGAAGATTTTTCAAAAAATATTACAAGCATAACATCAGATGCTCCTAAAAAAACTCAAATCATTTATAAAGTGAATACAAAGAATAGTCCTGTAGCTCTTAAAATAACTGATGCAGCTAGAAACACACTGGCAGAACAGATAAAATCAAGCTTTATATATACAGTAAATCAAACTATATTTTCTTCTTTGAACGTTCTTGGTAAAAATGCAGAAAATGATGAACAAAACATTATAAATTTGAAGGATGAAATAATAAAATTAAGTGACAATATGAATATTATAACAGATGTCCTTGAAGGCATAAGCGATGATTCAAATGATTTGAATTCGACGCTTTCTGAGATTAAATCAGGTATTCCTATGATAAATTCAAGAATATCTACTTTAGAAAATAGTAATGAAACCAACAGCTCATCTGTACTATTCCTTCAGTCTTCTATGAATAATACCTTTGATGACATTGAAATTAATTTAAATACCTCAAAAACTGATATGTATAGAATTCAAAATTTGATATTAAATCTTAATTCAGCAGCCTCAAATTCGAAGTACTCAAATATAAATACCACTGTAACTAAAATTAATTATGAGATAAATATCTTATACAATAAAATCAACTCCACCATTAACATTCTTGAAAAATTTAATAATTTTAAGAACGATGACAATATATCAAGCCTTATAAATTTATTAAAAAATACTAGAAATTCACTAAATACAGAGAAAAGCAAAATAAGCAATATTGAAAGCCAGTTTGAAAGTTCAAATGAAATAAATAAAGATTTGATTAATTCAGTAACAAATGACACTGCAAATTTAAATCAGCAATTAATAGATGAAAGCAATGAATACAACGGACAGGTAAGAAAAAACTTGAATTCTACAGCAGCTGAACTTATTGAATCCACAAATAAAGCTTCTTCTGTTTTAAAATCCGTACAGAATCTTACTTCCTATGGAGATAGTTCTATAGATATGTTAATAAACGGAAGTAATCTGACAGCAAATTCATCCAGTAAACTAAACAATAGATTACTGGAATTCAAGGGTATTGTTAACAAGTTGGCAGATAAACTCAAACTGGTAACTAATAATGACATAATACAGATAATAACCATATTGCAAAATAATCCTGACTTTATGGGAAACGCAGCGTCAAGTCCCTTTAATATCAAGGAACAGAATATATACACTATTTCAAACTTTGGCTCCTCCATGGCTCCAGCTTATACTACACTTTCAATCTGGATTGGTTCTATTATTCTTGTATCCATTTTTAAAACAGATGCAGACAGATTTAAAGGCGATGAAGGTTTTAGCACAAAAGAAAGATATCTTGGTAAAATGAGTACTTTTATAGCTTTTGCATTAGTACAGGGATTTATAGTTGCTGTTGGGGACAAACTTTTGCTAAATGTCCAAATGGTAAATGTATTTTTAATGATAATGGTAGCACTAGTTTCATCTTTTACTTTTACTGTAATAACTTACACTCTTGTTTCCATGTTTGGAAACTTAGGGAAGGCTATATCCATTGTTTTGCTTATAACTCAAATATCAGGAAGTGGGGCTACTTATCCTATACAACTTGATCCACTTATTTTTAGAATAATACAGCCTTTGTTTCCATTTACCTATTCAGTAAACGGATTCAGAGAAGCCATAGCAGGGCCTCTTATAAGTACTGTAGCTATGGATTTTACATTTATGCTTTTAATTTCAATGTGCTTTATACTATTTGGTATATTTTTAAAGAAACATTTGCAAGATAAAATCTATAAATTTAGAGCCAAGCTTACACAATCTGGTATGGGAGATTAA
- a CDS encoding YhgE/Pip domain-containing protein, producing MKVVFKLLKRDFKNIIKTPSVLALILLLCILPSPYAWISIKASWNPYANTNRMPIGVVNNDGGTTFNGKNINVGNEIVKSLKKNNSINWIFVDDWQGNYNLNSGKYYSLIEIPADFSSKLSTLITASPEKPNIIYKSNEKLNGIATKITDSAKTSLSDNIKSSLAKSVNKEALKLLNSTGKKLETDKPEILQLKDTLPEAVSTVNDIKNHISQENSNSKSLQQYLSGVQTDLPKLSKEITNLHNIVAQSRTLTLSTKQSLNSMQNDLNKDINEIESKENQVQLLFNNLQNINNTDAGKSSSTSIIGNMTNLNNSLMDKVDMDIKILNEINEITNTNITNNLTNSLKSLRNSLNTENHYLVELKDLINSNSSQDSINQVIYESSSLSSELSEDISNISDMFYSGTYESMNLLSDALTANLDSIDSVLSATGQLLPELNLVANSGISSSKNLVNQRNRLNKKLIDIQNNLNKLSNKLKDLNDENLTSIINIMEKDPNKISDFISSPIEVKSIELYNSGLFGYGITPFYTTLAIWVGVLLLCSILTLKCKDLESGEKVKLSHKYFSKLLLFLIISIIQTTIITLGDIYIVGIKPENSWLMMGFAFTCSFTFTIIVVTLVSIMGNIGKAAAVVIMVFQIAGAGGLYPVKTLPQIFGVLEPLWPFTYAINGFREAIAGPIWSNVYKDFLTLMAFAGAFLIIAVLKKPLHKLTDKAEGEFKESGL from the coding sequence TTGAAGGTAGTATTCAAATTATTAAAAAGGGATTTTAAAAATATAATAAAAACTCCATCAGTACTTGCCTTAATTTTATTATTGTGTATCCTGCCATCTCCCTATGCCTGGATTAGCATTAAAGCCTCATGGAATCCTTATGCCAATACAAATAGAATGCCTATAGGCGTAGTAAATAATGACGGTGGTACAACTTTTAATGGGAAAAATATAAATGTTGGAAATGAAATAGTTAAGAGCTTAAAGAAAAACAATTCCATAAATTGGATTTTTGTAGATGACTGGCAGGGAAATTATAACCTTAATTCAGGTAAATATTATTCACTTATAGAGATACCTGCTGACTTTTCCAGTAAACTTTCCACTTTAATTACAGCATCTCCTGAAAAGCCTAATATAATATATAAATCCAATGAAAAGCTAAATGGAATAGCCACTAAAATTACGGATTCAGCTAAAACTTCTCTATCAGATAATATAAAAAGCTCTCTTGCAAAATCAGTAAACAAAGAAGCTCTCAAACTACTAAACTCTACAGGTAAAAAGCTTGAAACGGACAAGCCTGAAATTTTACAGTTAAAGGATACATTACCTGAAGCCGTATCCACTGTAAATGATATAAAAAATCATATATCACAAGAAAACTCTAACTCGAAAAGTCTTCAGCAATATCTAAGTGGAGTTCAAACAGATTTGCCAAAGTTGTCCAAAGAGATAACCAATCTCCATAATATTGTAGCACAGAGCAGAACACTAACTTTATCTACCAAACAATCTTTAAATTCTATGCAAAATGATTTGAATAAAGATATAAATGAAATTGAATCAAAAGAAAATCAAGTTCAACTTTTGTTTAACAACCTACAAAATATAAATAATACCGATGCTGGTAAAAGTTCATCCACAAGCATTATAGGAAATATGACTAATTTAAATAATTCTTTAATGGACAAAGTAGATATGGATATTAAAATTCTAAATGAGATAAATGAAATTACAAATACTAATATAACAAATAATCTTACAAATTCATTGAAATCACTAAGAAATTCATTAAATACTGAAAACCATTATTTAGTGGAGTTAAAAGATTTAATAAATAGCAATTCTTCACAAGATAGTATTAATCAAGTTATATATGAATCTTCATCATTAAGTAGTGAATTATCGGAAGATATAAGCAATATATCAGATATGTTTTATTCAGGAACATATGAATCCATGAATTTATTATCAGACGCATTGACAGCCAATTTAGATAGTATTGATTCAGTACTTAGTGCAACTGGACAATTGCTACCTGAATTAAATCTTGTGGCAAACTCAGGAATATCAAGCAGTAAAAATTTAGTCAATCAAAGGAACAGGTTAAATAAGAAATTAATAGACATCCAAAATAACTTGAACAAATTAAGCAATAAACTGAAGGATTTAAACGATGAAAACTTAACTTCAATAATAAATATAATGGAAAAGGATCCTAATAAAATATCAGATTTTATATCATCACCTATTGAGGTAAAAAGTATCGAACTATACAATTCAGGTCTTTTTGGATATGGAATAACGCCTTTTTACACTACTCTTGCAATATGGGTGGGAGTTTTGCTACTATGCTCCATACTAACACTAAAATGTAAAGATCTCGAAAGTGGAGAAAAAGTTAAATTGTCACATAAATATTTTTCGAAATTGCTTCTGTTTTTAATAATATCAATTATACAAACTACCATTATAACTTTAGGAGACATATATATAGTAGGAATAAAGCCTGAAAATTCATGGCTTATGATGGGATTTGCATTTACCTGCAGCTTTACTTTCACTATTATTGTAGTTACATTGGTATCTATTATGGGTAACATTGGGAAAGCCGCTGCAGTTGTAATAATGGTCTTTCAAATTGCAGGGGCAGGAGGACTTTATCCTGTAAAAACCTTACCTCAGATATTTGGAGTACTAGAACCACTTTGGCCTTTTACATATGCTATAAATGGATTCAGGGAAGCTATAGCAGGACCTATTTGGAGTAATGTGTATAAGGATTTTCTCACTTTAATGGCTTTTGCAGGTGCATTTTTGATTATTGCTGTCTTAAAAAAGCCTCTTCACAAATTAACTGATAAAGCAGAGGGTGAATTCAAAGAATCAGGCTTATAG
- a CDS encoding CatA-like O-acetyltransferase, with product MNTSFHTIDMETWPRAHTYNYFTKTVSTLIYSINVKVDVTILKDTLKSKGLKFFPTYLYLVTRAIGKHQEFLMAIQDDMLGYWDCRTPFYPIFHKDDKTITFLWTEYDEDFEVFYKNYISDMKQYGKSHGIMLSKEAPPSNNYIISCIPWFSFNSLSMQLQNAKNYYAPIFESGGFTETNGIIMMPLSITVNHAAVDGYHIKMLLDELQWTMNHPEVWIKGTEV from the coding sequence ATGAATACAAGTTTTCATACTATTGACATGGAGACATGGCCAAGAGCACACACATATAATTATTTTACAAAAACGGTATCAACACTTATTTATTCTATTAACGTAAAGGTTGATGTTACAATCCTTAAAGATACATTAAAAAGTAAAGGCTTAAAATTCTTTCCTACATATCTTTATTTGGTAACCAGAGCTATTGGAAAACACCAGGAATTTCTTATGGCAATTCAAGATGATATGTTAGGATATTGGGATTGTCGAACTCCTTTTTATCCAATATTTCACAAAGATGATAAAACAATAACATTTCTTTGGACGGAATATGATGAGGATTTTGAGGTGTTTTATAAAAATTATATTTCAGACATGAAACAGTATGGGAAGAGTCATGGTATTATGTTATCAAAGGAAGCACCACCTTCTAACAACTATATCATATCTTGTATTCCGTGGTTTAGTTTTAATAGTTTATCAATGCAATTGCAAAATGCAAAAAATTATTATGCACCAATTTTTGAATCTGGTGGATTTACTGAAACAAATGGTATAATTATGATGCCTTTATCTATTACAGTTAATCATGCTGCAGTAGATGGTTATCATATAAAGATGCTTTTAGATGAATTACAATGGACAATGAATCATCCTGAAGTGTGGATTAAAGGTACAGAAGTATAA
- a CDS encoding MetQ/NlpA family ABC transporter substrate-binding protein encodes MKKLITVILSLTLILALAGCGAQNSTSSSSSSKGDDKKVIKVGASPQPHAEILEKVKPILKKQGYDLQIVQFTDYVTPNKALDSGDIDANFFQHIPYLNEFNKKNNTNLDYVAKVHLEPMGVYSNKIKSLKDLKNGAEIAIPNDPTNGARALKLLAHEGIIKVKSGDLISKLDITENKKNLKFQELDAPQLPRTLTEVDAAVINTNYALQAKLNPLKDAIAIESKDSPYANIIAVKKENKDKPYIKALAKAVNDPSIKKFIQEKYNGSIIPAF; translated from the coding sequence ATGAAAAAATTAATTACAGTTATTTTATCACTAACATTGATCTTGGCATTAGCTGGATGTGGTGCTCAAAACAGTACAAGTTCTTCAAGCAGTAGTAAAGGTGACGACAAAAAAGTAATAAAAGTAGGAGCATCTCCACAGCCTCATGCTGAAATATTAGAAAAGGTAAAACCTATACTGAAGAAACAAGGGTACGATTTACAAATAGTTCAGTTTACAGATTATGTAACTCCTAATAAGGCTTTGGATTCAGGAGATATAGATGCAAACTTCTTTCAGCATATTCCATATTTAAATGAATTCAATAAAAAGAACAATACAAATTTAGATTATGTAGCAAAAGTACATCTTGAACCTATGGGAGTTTATTCTAATAAAATCAAGAGTTTAAAAGATTTGAAAAATGGTGCTGAAATTGCAATACCAAATGATCCTACAAATGGTGCAAGAGCATTAAAGTTATTGGCTCATGAAGGAATTATAAAAGTAAAGAGCGGAGATCTTATTTCAAAATTGGATATAACTGAAAATAAGAAAAACTTAAAATTCCAGGAACTTGATGCACCACAACTTCCAAGAACTTTAACAGAAGTAGATGCAGCAGTTATAAATACAAACTATGCACTTCAAGCAAAGTTAAATCCACTTAAAGATGCTATTGCCATAGAATCTAAGGATTCACCTTATGCCAATATAATTGCTGTTAAAAAAGAAAATAAAGACAAACCTTATATTAAGGCATTAGCAAAGGCTGTTAACGATCCATCAATTAAGAAGTTTATACAGGAAAAATATAATGGAAGCATAATTCCAGCATTTTAG
- a CDS encoding basic amino acid/polyamine antiporter codes for MQSSIEGSVQNQGEGKLGLVPLIGLVIGSIIGGGAFSFPADMAKVASPGAIIIAWIITGVGMFTLGYVFQNLSQRKPDLDCGIYSYAKEGFGEYTGFNCAWGHWVSSMLGDVSYLVMLFCTIGYFFPVFGNGNNLSALIGESILIWGVNALILKGVKTAAWVNVLTTIGKLIPIFVFIIVSIIMFKVNIFNLDFWGNMSTNLGSVLTQVKGTMLITLWAFIGIESAVVFSKQAKVRKDISKATIVGLLGVLIIYVLVSLLALGTMEQAQLAGLKSPSMAYALEYMVGKSGAVVVNVGLIISLLGAFLGWTLICSELSYSAGKGKAFPKFFTEENANGAPKNALLVTNIVTQVFLIWAFFSKSSYQILYAIASSAVLVPYFFSALYALKLTITKETYIAGDNTRIRDMAISGLSVIYAVWLIYAAGLSYMLLLTILFSGGILVFYKARKEGNTTAFTNIEKGVVTILVILAVISIYMIVAGKIAIK; via the coding sequence ATGCAAAGTAGTATAGAAGGTAGTGTACAAAACCAAGGAGAAGGAAAATTGGGACTTGTACCTTTAATTGGATTAGTAATTGGTTCTATAATTGGTGGTGGGGCTTTTTCTTTTCCAGCAGATATGGCAAAGGTAGCAAGTCCAGGTGCAATTATTATAGCATGGATTATTACTGGAGTTGGAATGTTTACACTTGGTTATGTATTTCAAAATTTATCTCAGCGGAAACCAGATTTGGACTGCGGTATATATAGCTATGCTAAAGAAGGTTTCGGAGAATATACAGGATTTAATTGTGCTTGGGGACACTGGGTTAGCTCGATGTTAGGCGATGTTTCATATTTGGTTATGCTTTTTTGTACAATAGGATATTTCTTTCCTGTATTTGGAAATGGAAACAATTTATCTGCGCTAATAGGTGAATCTATATTAATATGGGGTGTTAATGCACTTATATTAAAAGGTGTAAAAACAGCTGCATGGGTAAACGTTTTAACTACTATTGGAAAACTTATACCTATATTTGTATTTATAATAGTATCAATAATTATGTTTAAAGTTAATATATTCAACTTGGATTTTTGGGGAAATATGAGCACTAATCTTGGAAGCGTATTGACACAGGTAAAGGGTACAATGCTTATAACCTTGTGGGCATTTATTGGTATAGAAAGTGCAGTTGTATTTTCAAAGCAAGCAAAAGTAAGAAAGGATATCAGTAAAGCCACTATAGTAGGATTACTAGGAGTACTTATTATTTATGTTTTAGTATCATTATTGGCACTTGGTACAATGGAACAAGCTCAATTGGCTGGATTAAAGAGCCCTTCTATGGCATATGCACTAGAATATATGGTTGGTAAATCGGGTGCTGTAGTAGTAAATGTAGGTTTAATAATATCATTATTAGGTGCATTTCTTGGATGGACTTTGATATGTTCAGAATTGTCATATTCTGCAGGCAAAGGTAAAGCATTTCCAAAGTTTTTTACAGAAGAAAATGCAAATGGAGCACCTAAAAATGCGCTTTTGGTTACAAATATAGTAACTCAAGTTTTCTTAATATGGGCTTTCTTTTCTAAAAGTTCGTATCAGATACTATACGCTATTGCAAGTTCTGCCGTATTAGTACCATATTTTTTTAGTGCATTGTATGCTCTAAAATTAACTATTACTAAGGAGACATATATTGCAGGTGATAATACAAGAATTAGAGATATGGCTATATCGGGATTGTCAGTTATATATGCAGTTTGGCTTATATATGCAGCAGGCTTAAGTTATATGCTTCTTCTTACTATATTATTTTCAGGTGGAATTTTAGTTTTTTATAAAGCTAGAAAAGAGGGAAATACAACTGCTTTTACAAATATAGAAAAAGGTGTAGTAACAATTTTAGTAATTCTTGCAGTTATAAGTATATATATGATAGTTGCAGGGAAAATTGCGATAAAATAG
- the arcC gene encoding carbamate kinase, with the protein MSKIVVALGGNALQANPNDKSAETQLKTCIETAKPIVDLIEEGHEVVIAHGNGPQVGQLVAAYETAAAVNEKNPIMPFPECGAMSQGYIGYQLQQAIKEEMKKRGLSKEIATVITQVVVDENDPAFRNPTKPVGSFFTEEQAKKLMDEKGYVMKEDANRGWRRVVPSPLPKTVIEEPVIKTLVNAGHVVITVGGGGIPVVDKGNGNLEGVPAVIDKDFASEKIAELLNADKLVILTAVEQVSINFGKPNQKNILKMTVDEAEKYIEEGHFAPGSMLPKVKAALSFVQSKLGRIAVITSLEKAKESIMGLTGTTITV; encoded by the coding sequence ATGTCAAAAATAGTAGTAGCATTAGGTGGAAATGCACTGCAGGCTAATCCTAATGACAAATCAGCTGAAACACAACTAAAAACATGTATAGAAACGGCAAAACCAATTGTTGACCTTATTGAAGAAGGTCATGAAGTAGTAATAGCACACGGAAATGGACCTCAGGTTGGGCAGTTAGTTGCTGCATATGAAACAGCTGCAGCAGTAAATGAAAAAAATCCAATTATGCCTTTCCCAGAATGCGGCGCAATGAGTCAGGGATATATAGGATATCAACTTCAGCAGGCAATAAAAGAAGAAATGAAAAAAAGAGGATTAAGTAAGGAAATTGCTACAGTAATTACTCAAGTTGTAGTAGATGAAAACGATCCAGCTTTCAGAAATCCAACTAAACCTGTAGGGTCATTTTTTACAGAAGAACAAGCGAAAAAACTTATGGATGAAAAAGGATATGTTATGAAAGAAGATGCAAACAGAGGATGGAGGAGAGTAGTTCCTTCACCACTTCCTAAAACTGTGATCGAAGAACCTGTAATTAAAACTCTAGTTAATGCTGGACATGTTGTTATCACGGTAGGCGGTGGCGGCATTCCTGTAGTTGATAAGGGAAATGGAAACCTTGAAGGAGTTCCTGCAGTAATTGATAAAGATTTTGCTTCAGAAAAAATCGCAGAATTGCTCAATGCAGATAAATTAGTTATTTTAACTGCAGTAGAACAAGTATCAATTAATTTTGGTAAACCAAATCAGAAAAATATTTTAAAAATGACAGTAGATGAAGCTGAAAAATACATTGAGGAAGGACATTTTGCACCAGGTTCCATGCTTCCAAAAGTTAAAGCTGCATTATCTTTTGTACAATCAAAACTAGGGAGAATAGCAGTCATTACTTCACTTGAAAAAGCTAAAGAATCCATAATGGGTTTGACTGGTACAACCATAACAGTATAA
- the argF gene encoding ornithine carbamoyltransferase, whose product MYNLRNRNFLTLMDFTTKEINFMLDLAADLKRAKYAGTEQKKLKGKNIVLLFEKDSTRTRCAFEVGAKDQGANVTYLGPTGSQMGKKESAADTARVLGRMFDGIEYRGFAQETVEDLAKYSGVPVWNGLTDADHPTQVLADFLTAKEHLNKPYNKMVFVYSGDGRNNVANALMIGASKMGMDFRIVSPKELFPSEELLTKCKNVAKETGAKITITDNIDEGVKDADVLYTDVWVSMGEPDEVWEKRIKLLKPYQINKEMIEKTGNEKVIFEHCLPSFHDLKTKVGKQIHDKFGLNEMEVTDEVFEGKHSVVFDEAENRMHTIKAVMVATLGD is encoded by the coding sequence ATGTACAATTTAAGAAACAGAAATTTTTTAACACTAATGGATTTTACAACAAAGGAAATAAATTTTATGCTTGATCTTGCAGCAGATCTCAAGAGGGCAAAGTATGCTGGAACGGAGCAAAAAAAACTTAAAGGAAAGAATATAGTTCTATTGTTTGAAAAGGATTCAACTAGGACAAGATGTGCATTTGAAGTTGGAGCAAAGGATCAAGGAGCAAATGTAACATATTTAGGACCAACTGGAAGCCAAATGGGCAAGAAAGAGTCAGCAGCAGATACTGCAAGAGTACTTGGAAGAATGTTTGATGGCATAGAATATAGAGGATTTGCACAGGAAACAGTTGAAGATTTGGCTAAATATTCAGGAGTCCCAGTATGGAATGGCCTTACAGATGCTGACCATCCTACTCAAGTATTGGCAGATTTCCTTACTGCAAAAGAACATTTGAATAAACCATATAACAAGATGGTGTTTGTATATTCTGGAGATGGAAGAAACAATGTAGCAAATGCACTTATGATTGGTGCATCAAAAATGGGTATGGATTTTAGAATAGTTAGTCCTAAAGAATTATTTCCATCAGAAGAATTGTTAACTAAATGCAAAAATGTAGCAAAGGAAACAGGAGCAAAGATCACAATAACTGATAATATTGATGAAGGTGTAAAAGATGCAGATGTTCTTTATACGGATGTATGGGTATCTATGGGAGAACCTGATGAAGTATGGGAAAAGAGAATAAAGCTTTTGAAACCATATCAGATAAATAAAGAAATGATAGAGAAGACAGGAAATGAAAAGGTAATATTTGAACATTGTCTCCCTTCTTTCCATGATTTAAAAACTAAAGTGGGGAAACAGATACATGATAAATTTGGCTTAAATGAAATGGAAGTTACAGATGAAGTATTTGAAGGAAAGCATTCAGTAGTATTTGATGAAGCAGAAAACAGAATGCATACTATAAAAGCAGTTATGGTTGCTACACTTGGAGATTAG